In Candidatus Polarisedimenticolia bacterium, a genomic segment contains:
- a CDS encoding MASE1 domain-containing protein, which yields MILEKTLRKAWNPGYLSGVALLLAAYMVTAKLGLLMDAVGGVATTVWPPAGIALAALTLFGYRLWPGIAAGAFLINVSAGVPALAAAGMALGNTLEALLGSYLLQRFTGGFGKSPDTIRKVIGLVVLAAGLSTTVSATLGVASGYLAGVIPAPSLGRAWQTWWLGDALGDLVVAPLLFAWLGAHRMRPSLRSLGEAALMAAALGGVSLIAFGGLLLSDQRTGFQPYVVFPFLIWAALRFPRHGTATAVFAVASIAVAMTVRGKGPFYAVSLNESLLLLQAFMAITAVTMLVLSADVMQRQRAENSLRGAQEDLERRVTERTSQLSQANRVLAEEIVERKQAEKMLRDLSTRLLRIQDEERQRVARELHDSTAQSLTALSLNLSVAARSKESMSPASRAALDESVSLAQLCSQEIRSMSYLLHPPLLKEVGLPAALKWCAAGFSQRSGISVDLDMPEDFGRLPLEVENALFRIVQECLNNVQRHSGSPTARIELQRRARWVGLKVLDDGRGMPEGILSDQSGVQSLGVGLLGMRERVRQLGGQIRIVPGAGATIQVDIPVAVEVS from the coding sequence ATGATTCTCGAGAAGACCCTTCGGAAAGCCTGGAATCCCGGCTACCTTTCGGGAGTGGCCCTGCTGCTCGCCGCGTACATGGTCACGGCGAAGCTGGGATTGCTCATGGACGCGGTGGGCGGTGTCGCCACCACGGTGTGGCCTCCCGCCGGTATCGCGCTCGCCGCATTGACCCTGTTCGGATATCGTCTCTGGCCCGGGATAGCGGCCGGCGCCTTCCTGATCAACGTCTCAGCGGGAGTCCCCGCCCTGGCCGCGGCCGGCATGGCGCTGGGCAACACCCTGGAAGCGCTTCTCGGGAGCTACCTTCTCCAGCGCTTCACGGGCGGCTTCGGGAAATCGCCCGACACCATCCGCAAGGTGATCGGCCTGGTCGTCCTGGCCGCCGGATTGAGCACGACCGTCAGCGCGACCCTGGGCGTTGCGAGCGGCTATCTGGCGGGAGTGATCCCGGCGCCGTCGCTGGGCCGCGCCTGGCAGACCTGGTGGCTGGGCGACGCCCTGGGAGACCTGGTCGTTGCGCCGTTGCTCTTCGCCTGGCTGGGCGCTCACCGGATGCGCCCTTCGTTGCGGAGCCTGGGCGAAGCGGCTTTGATGGCGGCGGCTCTCGGCGGCGTCTCGCTGATCGCCTTCGGAGGCCTGCTGCTGTCGGACCAGCGCACCGGCTTCCAGCCTTATGTGGTCTTTCCTTTCCTGATCTGGGCGGCGCTGAGATTTCCCCGGCATGGGACCGCCACGGCAGTCTTCGCGGTGGCTTCGATCGCCGTCGCGATGACGGTGCGGGGAAAGGGACCTTTCTACGCGGTCTCACTGAACGAAAGCCTTCTGCTCCTGCAGGCCTTCATGGCGATTACCGCCGTGACCATGCTGGTGCTCTCCGCCGACGTCATGCAAAGGCAACGCGCCGAGAATTCGCTGCGCGGGGCGCAGGAGGACCTGGAGCGCCGCGTGACCGAAAGGACCAGCCAGCTGTCGCAGGCGAACCGCGTTCTGGCGGAGGAAATTGTCGAGCGCAAGCAGGCGGAGAAGATGCTGCGCGATCTCTCCACCCGCCTGCTGCGCATCCAGGACGAGGAGCGCCAGCGGGTCGCGCGGGAGCTGCATGACAGCACGGCGCAGTCGCTGACCGCGCTGAGCCTGAACCTGTCGGTGGCGGCGCGCAGCAAGGAATCGATGAGCCCGGCCTCGCGGGCCGCCCTTGACGAGAGCGTGTCGTTGGCGCAACTCTGTTCACAGGAGATTCGCTCGATGTCCTACCTTCTCCACCCGCCGCTGCTGAAGGAAGTGGGCCTGCCGGCCGCGCTGAAATGGTGCGCGGCAGGCTTCTCGCAGCGCAGCGGGATCAGCGTGGATCTCGACATGCCCGAGGATTTCGGCCGGCTTCCGCTGGAGGTGGAAAACGCCTTGTTCCGCATCGTCCAGGAGTGCCTCAATAACGTGCAGCGACATTCGGGCAGTCCCACGGCGAGGATCGAGCTGCAGCGCAGGGCGCGCTGGGTGGGACTCAAGGTCCTCGACGACGGGCGCGGGATGCCGGAGGGTATCCTGAGCGATCAGTCTGGGGTACAATCGCTGGGCGTCGGACTGCTGGGAATGCGTGAAAGGGTCCGCCAGCTGGGCGGACAGATACG